The proteins below come from a single Rhodococcus sp. WMMA185 genomic window:
- a CDS encoding CobW family GTP-binding protein, protein MRLDTNTAPGRRAVAGVDSSAIPLTIITGFLGAGKTTLLNRILGGSHGLRAAVLVNDFGSINIDADLVVGVADDMISLANGCVCCEIRDDLLGAVERLVSSATPPEHIILEASGVADPASIWATFAGSQRPDWVRLDGVTCVVDTEQIFEHLDEAPDLLMLKARQIGFADLVVLNKVDLAGPATVAWVRQWIDTMMDRVRVVEAVRADIPLEILLGMRCDEREPRLSQQDGKFRHREQFHTWTFRTSRLFDPLSLKEMIRRDLPGEVYRCKGFVCVAGDTPSRMLLQSVGRRSELIPAETGATERRSEIVAIGTSSLDPKRLRGLFEHCLVAR, encoded by the coding sequence ATGCGTCTTGACACGAACACGGCCCCGGGACGGCGTGCGGTCGCCGGCGTCGATTCCAGCGCGATCCCGCTGACGATAATCACCGGGTTCCTGGGTGCGGGAAAGACCACGCTGTTGAACCGGATTCTGGGCGGCAGTCATGGGCTGCGCGCCGCGGTCTTGGTCAACGACTTCGGATCGATCAACATCGACGCCGACCTCGTCGTCGGCGTCGCGGACGACATGATCAGTTTGGCCAACGGCTGCGTCTGCTGTGAGATCCGAGACGACCTACTCGGCGCGGTCGAGCGTCTGGTCAGCTCTGCGACACCACCGGAGCACATCATCCTGGAAGCGAGCGGCGTGGCCGACCCGGCCAGCATCTGGGCGACATTCGCCGGCTCCCAGCGCCCCGACTGGGTTCGGCTGGACGGCGTCACCTGCGTGGTGGACACGGAGCAGATCTTCGAACACCTCGACGAGGCCCCCGACTTATTGATGCTCAAAGCCCGCCAAATCGGTTTCGCAGATCTGGTCGTGCTCAACAAGGTCGACCTGGCCGGCCCCGCAACCGTGGCCTGGGTGCGGCAGTGGATCGACACGATGATGGATCGCGTTCGCGTCGTGGAGGCAGTCCGTGCCGACATTCCGCTCGAGATCCTGCTCGGGATGCGATGCGACGAGCGGGAGCCACGCCTCTCGCAGCAGGACGGGAAATTCCGCCACCGGGAACAGTTTCATACGTGGACCTTTCGGACCAGTCGCTTGTTCGACCCGCTGTCACTCAAAGAAATGATCCGCCGCGACTTGCCCGGCGAGGTGTACCGGTGCAAGGGTTTTGTGTGCGTTGCCGGTGACACACCGTCACGCATGCTGCTGCAATCGGTGGGGCGGCGTTCAGAGCTCATTCCCGCAGAGACTGGAGCTACCGAGAGACGAAGTGAGATCGTGGCGATAGGCACGTCCTCGCTGGACCCGAAGCGGTTACGAGGGCTGTTCGAACATTGCCTCGTCGCGCGGTGA
- the gntH gene encoding guanitoxin biosynthesis MBL fold metallo-hydrolase GntH, giving the protein MIQPDNPYGARPGGGISLPDYYRPMTSINNRNFYSPGTEILPEGEMRISILGSTPWPPTRSQAGTCILVECGTGRPQPRRFFFDLGNGSVKNALAMQVPPMFINDIFISHLHGDHYADLPYMYPFTAWAGRWQPLRLYGPSGATPELGIEHMAKHMREMLRWHEENFLHATISAGYEMDVTEFDWKDENGVCYDQDGIVVRHWPRSHVKDGASAYRLDWEDAGLSVVWTGDGRPDEKTEKYASGCDVFITEGQIDTPSLMSLKFGVPEQLAKYTIDSWHTMYYAAGYLMDKVQPRMGMIVHYEAGGAALDAESVAEVRANYKGLFQFGGPDIQVVNVTKDRIWSREAAIPDGAAIAPLDPRWLLPSPLPSELELPRPELPREQQQEEFLRDMEIDPHEYYPPDADREPVQSWPAEGFKIDPREMLRARGIDPDAS; this is encoded by the coding sequence ATGATCCAGCCAGACAACCCGTACGGTGCCCGGCCCGGCGGCGGAATCAGCCTTCCCGACTACTACCGGCCGATGACGTCGATCAACAACCGCAACTTCTACTCCCCAGGCACCGAGATCCTGCCCGAGGGCGAGATGCGCATCAGCATCTTGGGCAGCACGCCGTGGCCGCCGACTCGTAGCCAGGCAGGAACTTGCATTCTCGTCGAGTGCGGTACCGGCCGGCCCCAACCGCGACGGTTCTTCTTCGATCTGGGCAACGGAAGCGTGAAGAACGCATTGGCCATGCAGGTGCCACCGATGTTTATCAACGACATCTTCATCAGTCACCTGCACGGCGACCACTATGCCGATCTGCCGTACATGTACCCGTTCACGGCCTGGGCAGGACGATGGCAGCCGTTGCGCCTCTACGGCCCCTCGGGCGCGACGCCCGAGTTGGGGATCGAGCACATGGCCAAGCACATGCGCGAGATGCTGCGCTGGCATGAGGAGAACTTCCTGCACGCGACGATCTCGGCCGGCTACGAAATGGACGTCACGGAGTTCGATTGGAAAGACGAGAACGGCGTCTGCTACGACCAGGACGGCATCGTGGTACGGCATTGGCCGCGTTCCCACGTCAAGGACGGGGCCTCCGCCTACCGCCTCGACTGGGAGGACGCCGGGCTCTCAGTGGTGTGGACCGGCGACGGTCGTCCCGACGAGAAGACCGAGAAGTATGCCTCCGGGTGCGATGTGTTCATCACCGAGGGCCAGATAGACACCCCGTCGCTGATGTCGCTGAAGTTCGGCGTCCCCGAGCAGCTCGCCAAGTACACGATCGACTCGTGGCACACGATGTACTACGCGGCGGGTTATCTGATGGACAAGGTCCAACCGCGGATGGGGATGATCGTCCACTACGAGGCCGGCGGAGCGGCGCTGGACGCCGAGTCGGTTGCCGAGGTCCGGGCGAACTACAAGGGGCTGTTCCAGTTCGGCGGCCCTGACATCCAGGTTGTCAACGTGACCAAAGACCGGATCTGGTCTCGGGAAGCCGCGATCCCGGACGGCGCCGCGATTGCTCCGCTCGATCCGCGGTGGCTGCTGCCCTCGCCGTTGCCGTCCGAGTTGGAACTGCCGCGTCCGGAACTTCCCCGTGAGCAGCAGCAAGAAGAGTTTCTGCGGGATATGGAGATCGATCCACACGAGTACTACCCGCCTGACGCCGACCGCGAACCCGTGCAGAGTTGGCCGGCTGAAGGCTTCAAGATCGATCCGCGAGAGATGCTACGGGCCAGGGGGATAGACCCCGATGCGTCTTGA
- the hypF gene encoding carbamoyltransferase HypF — MTVERSRITVRGAVQGVGFRPFVARLADDLGLPGHCGNDDVSVFIEVEGQPSSLSEFTRRLRTDAPPMAVIVDMAVQSLPVRRDESFRIVDSRHALGSRTLVSPDMATCADCLRELADPSDRRYRHPFINCTNCGPRFTVITDLPYDRHNTTMAEFPMCEGCLAEYIDPTDRRFHAQPVCCPDCGPRLFAEIDGHRLDGDDTVLTAAQEALRDGKILAVKGLGGFHLVCDAADADAVATLRDRKHRPDKPFAVMAPDPTMAAELCEISESESALLRHPARPIMLLRKKHLAAVADGIAPGIDDLGVMLPYTALHHLLFTPPPGSDVIPPQVLVMTSGNLGGEPLCFDNDDARTRLRDIADMFLMHDRHIAVPCEDSVLATEHNTVLPIRRSRGFAPLPVVLPSRGPEVLAVGAEIKNTFCLTRQDYAFCSAHLGDMGSLESRRAFETSVRQLTHLHGISPRTVVADQHPGYSTRQWAQSYSDRTGTPLHTVQHHHAHVASLMAEHGLVGTTVLGVAFDGTGYGCDKTVWGGEFLLVGPDILTTRRVGHLQAFSLPGGDAAVRNPVRVALALLHEAGVTDSEGLPCVEAIPAAERASVESQLSSGLGCIRTTSVGRLFDGVASLLGVRHRITYEAQAAIELEALARTASQPASLTMEVENDQLRLAVLVSGMVAAVRDGTPPADIALGFHHAVAAATADIVGRAAAANGVTTVGLTGGVFQNRLFLELLRAHWENSGYRVLTHHRVPPNDGGLSLGQAVIGAAAAMRGPRRRQPPTSRPGTGAT, encoded by the coding sequence ATGACGGTCGAGCGATCGCGCATTACGGTCCGCGGGGCGGTGCAGGGTGTCGGCTTCCGGCCGTTCGTCGCTCGACTCGCAGACGACCTCGGTCTTCCCGGTCATTGCGGCAACGACGACGTCAGCGTGTTCATTGAAGTCGAAGGCCAGCCGTCTTCACTGTCCGAGTTCACGCGGCGCCTCCGAACGGACGCGCCCCCGATGGCCGTAATCGTCGACATGGCAGTCCAATCTTTGCCGGTCCGGCGCGACGAGTCGTTCCGTATCGTCGACAGCCGCCATGCCCTCGGTTCCAGGACGCTCGTGTCGCCGGACATGGCGACGTGCGCCGATTGCCTCCGCGAACTGGCCGACCCATCCGATCGCCGATATCGTCACCCTTTCATCAATTGCACCAACTGCGGACCTCGGTTCACCGTGATCACGGACCTGCCCTACGACCGGCACAACACAACGATGGCCGAGTTCCCTATGTGCGAGGGGTGTCTCGCCGAGTACATCGATCCCACGGATCGCCGGTTCCACGCCCAGCCGGTCTGCTGCCCGGACTGCGGCCCGCGCCTCTTCGCCGAGATCGACGGGCACCGACTCGACGGCGATGACACCGTGCTCACCGCCGCGCAGGAGGCATTGCGGGACGGAAAGATCCTGGCGGTCAAGGGTCTCGGCGGATTCCACCTGGTGTGCGATGCCGCCGACGCCGATGCCGTTGCGACTCTGCGGGATCGGAAACACCGGCCGGACAAGCCATTCGCGGTGATGGCGCCCGATCCGACAATGGCCGCCGAACTGTGCGAGATCTCCGAGTCCGAGAGCGCACTGCTGCGGCATCCGGCCAGACCCATCATGCTGTTGCGTAAGAAACATCTCGCTGCGGTAGCCGACGGCATCGCACCAGGGATAGACGATCTCGGTGTGATGCTCCCCTATACCGCTCTGCACCACCTTCTCTTCACCCCGCCGCCCGGTAGCGATGTCATACCGCCGCAGGTGCTGGTGATGACGTCGGGCAATCTCGGCGGCGAACCGCTGTGCTTCGACAACGACGACGCTCGCACGCGACTGCGGGACATCGCGGATATGTTCCTGATGCACGACCGGCACATTGCCGTGCCGTGTGAGGATTCCGTGCTGGCGACGGAGCACAACACCGTGCTGCCGATTCGACGCTCGCGGGGATTCGCACCCCTGCCGGTCGTCCTCCCGTCGCGCGGCCCCGAAGTGCTCGCGGTCGGGGCTGAAATCAAGAACACCTTCTGCCTGACCCGACAGGACTACGCGTTCTGTTCCGCGCACCTCGGCGACATGGGCAGCCTGGAGAGTAGGAGGGCATTCGAGACATCGGTGCGGCAGTTGACGCATCTGCACGGCATCTCGCCGCGGACCGTGGTCGCCGACCAGCATCCCGGTTACTCGACCCGGCAGTGGGCACAGAGCTACAGCGACCGCACTGGCACTCCCCTACACACGGTCCAACACCACCATGCACACGTCGCCTCGTTGATGGCCGAACACGGTCTGGTCGGCACTACGGTGCTCGGCGTCGCGTTCGACGGAACGGGATACGGCTGCGACAAGACGGTGTGGGGAGGCGAGTTCCTCCTGGTGGGCCCGGACATCCTCACCACGCGACGCGTGGGGCACCTGCAGGCGTTCTCGCTTCCCGGTGGCGACGCCGCTGTTCGCAATCCGGTGCGCGTCGCGCTGGCGCTGCTGCACGAGGCCGGTGTCACCGACAGCGAAGGGCTGCCCTGCGTAGAGGCGATTCCGGCGGCGGAGCGTGCGTCCGTCGAGTCGCAGCTGTCCTCAGGTCTGGGCTGCATCAGGACGACCAGCGTGGGCCGCCTGTTCGACGGTGTCGCCTCGCTGCTCGGCGTTCGTCACCGAATCACCTACGAAGCACAGGCAGCCATCGAACTCGAGGCCCTCGCCCGTACCGCTTCACAGCCCGCTTCCCTCACGATGGAGGTCGAAAATGACCAGCTCAGGCTGGCTGTACTGGTCTCCGGGATGGTTGCGGCCGTGCGCGACGGGACGCCACCCGCGGACATTGCGCTGGGCTTTCACCACGCCGTCGCGGCCGCCACAGCGGACATCGTCGGGCGGGCCGCCGCGGCGAACGGTGTCACCACGGTCGGCCTCACCGGAGGAGTCTTTCAAAATCGTTTATTCCTCGAGCTGTTGAGAGCACACTGGGAGAACAGCGGTTATCGAGTCCTCACCCACCACCGGGTGCCTCCCAACGACGGAGGACTCTCGCTCGGCCAGGCGGTGATCGGTGCCGCGGCAGCCATGCGCGGGCCGCGACGTCGGCAGCCTCCGACGAGTCGGCCCGGGACGGGAGCGACGTGA
- a CDS encoding hydrogenase assembly protein HupF, which yields MATTEAGEHLVDTDLSADLACAALALARRFHDGATLWVISPQWEPHAHHVAVEFVHPVIMGKRALPSVALVEPDPVAQARVASRPGDILLAVASADEPAVVEAMRRAPAWGALTLWIGAGPRPPAGAANHILWIDSADPMIPATGRFVLMYHLLWELTHVCFEHPGLLKPRTEECDDTVCVACSDEGRLGEVVVEPADALGPALIRTSSGEEWVDVSILGDVRPNDLVLVHAGTAIARLDDAGE from the coding sequence ATGGCCACCACAGAAGCGGGCGAACACCTCGTCGACACGGACCTGTCCGCGGATCTCGCCTGCGCAGCACTGGCCCTGGCCCGACGATTCCATGACGGTGCCACGCTCTGGGTGATCTCCCCGCAGTGGGAACCCCACGCCCATCACGTCGCGGTCGAATTCGTCCATCCCGTCATCATGGGCAAACGCGCACTACCCTCGGTTGCCCTCGTCGAACCCGACCCGGTGGCACAAGCCCGCGTGGCGAGCAGGCCAGGTGACATCCTGCTGGCGGTGGCGTCGGCCGACGAACCCGCGGTGGTCGAGGCGATGCGCCGCGCCCCGGCCTGGGGCGCCCTGACACTGTGGATCGGGGCAGGGCCGCGCCCGCCGGCCGGTGCGGCGAACCACATCCTGTGGATCGACTCCGCCGATCCGATGATCCCGGCCACCGGCCGATTCGTTCTGATGTACCACCTGCTGTGGGAACTCACCCACGTCTGCTTCGAACACCCGGGGCTGCTGAAACCTCGAACCGAGGAGTGTGACGACACGGTCTGTGTTGCCTGCAGCGACGAGGGGCGACTCGGCGAGGTCGTGGTCGAGCCTGCCGACGCCCTCGGACCGGCGCTGATCCGCACGTCTTCGGGTGAGGAGTGGGTGGACGTCAGCATTCTCGGCGATGTCCGGCCCAACGATCTCGTCCTGGTGCATGCAGGGACAGCGATCGCGCGGCTCGACGACGCAGGCGAGTAG
- a CDS encoding D-sedoheptulose-7-phosphate isomerase, which produces MMAHDSESTNFLYPFIDSEETDAESLLDDLAASARSKAAESARLQQESLDEYGEGLTAAGIDMADRFRRGGRLYTFGNGGSSTDAATLASLFSRPAQGRPVAAWSLAADQAVVTALGNDVGFDLIFKRQIIAHARDRDIAIALSTSGNSDDLMTALTEAKERGLLTIGFAGHEGGRMAVADYLDFCFTVHSQSIHRIQESHAMLGYRLWSVAQEHMTQPTPDSHVSPDSVEAP; this is translated from the coding sequence ATGATGGCTCACGATTCCGAAAGCACCAACTTCCTCTATCCGTTCATCGATTCCGAGGAGACCGACGCCGAGAGCCTTCTCGACGACCTCGCCGCTTCGGCTCGCAGTAAGGCCGCCGAGAGTGCGCGCCTGCAGCAGGAGTCGCTGGACGAGTACGGAGAAGGACTCACCGCGGCCGGTATCGACATGGCCGACCGGTTCCGCCGTGGCGGCCGCCTATACACGTTCGGCAACGGCGGCAGTTCCACCGACGCTGCGACGCTGGCCTCGCTGTTCAGTCGGCCCGCGCAGGGTCGTCCGGTCGCGGCATGGTCACTCGCCGCCGATCAGGCCGTAGTGACCGCCTTGGGTAACGACGTCGGGTTCGACCTGATCTTCAAGCGGCAGATAATCGCTCACGCCCGAGATCGCGATATCGCCATCGCGTTGTCGACGTCCGGAAATTCAGACGACCTGATGACGGCCCTGACGGAGGCCAAGGAGCGGGGACTGCTGACCATCGGGTTCGCCGGGCACGAGGGCGGCCGGATGGCGGTTGCCGACTATCTCGACTTCTGCTTCACCGTGCACTCACAGAGCATCCACCGCATTCAGGAAAGCCACGCGATGCTCGGATACCGGCTGTGGTCGGTGGCTCAGGAACACATGACACAGCCGACCCCCGACTCCCACGTTTCCCCCGATTCCGTGGAGGCTCCATGA
- the hypE gene encoding hydrogenase expression/formation protein HypE has translation MSTTRSAASAEHESRVLERIDKFRQRRPRLLDEVVTLAHGAGGKSSAALVDAVFVEAFRNPELEQLGDAAAFTVPSGERLAFSTDSYVVQPLRFPGGSIGHLAVHGTVNDLAVSGARPRWLSAAFVIEEGFPIAELREIVADMSEAAVLSGVQIVAGDTKVVGKGAADGVYISTAGVGVIPEGRRLSADLVRAGDKVLLSGTIGAHGMAVMLARGDLAIEADIATDTAPVNALVETLLEAAPSTRWMRDATRGGVGTVCNELARASQLAVIVDEQSLPIEPQVLGACDMLGIDPLYVANEGKFVAIVAAEEADAAVAAMRTHPRGADAAVVGEIMAEPPGIVALRTSFGGSRIVDMLVGDPLPRIC, from the coding sequence ATGAGCACAACCCGATCTGCCGCCTCGGCAGAGCACGAAAGCCGCGTCCTGGAACGGATCGACAAGTTCCGACAACGCCGCCCACGACTGCTGGACGAGGTGGTGACGCTCGCTCACGGCGCGGGGGGAAAGTCGTCGGCGGCCCTTGTCGACGCGGTGTTCGTCGAAGCGTTCCGTAATCCGGAACTCGAGCAACTCGGCGATGCCGCCGCGTTCACCGTGCCCTCGGGCGAGCGGCTCGCATTCTCCACCGACTCGTATGTCGTTCAGCCGCTGCGCTTTCCCGGCGGCTCCATCGGACACCTCGCGGTGCATGGCACGGTCAACGATCTTGCGGTGTCCGGTGCTCGCCCGCGGTGGCTGTCGGCCGCATTCGTCATCGAGGAGGGATTCCCCATTGCCGAGCTGCGGGAGATCGTCGCCGACATGAGCGAGGCAGCCGTCCTGTCCGGTGTACAGATCGTGGCCGGTGACACCAAGGTCGTGGGAAAGGGCGCCGCCGACGGTGTCTACATCTCCACCGCCGGCGTCGGCGTCATCCCGGAGGGACGGCGACTGTCGGCAGATCTCGTTCGGGCCGGCGACAAGGTTCTGCTGTCGGGGACCATCGGCGCCCACGGCATGGCCGTGATGCTCGCCCGTGGTGACCTGGCCATCGAGGCCGACATCGCCACCGACACGGCCCCCGTGAATGCGCTTGTGGAGACGCTTCTGGAAGCGGCCCCGTCGACGCGTTGGATGCGGGACGCCACTCGTGGCGGTGTCGGCACCGTCTGCAACGAGCTCGCTCGGGCCTCGCAGCTCGCTGTGATCGTGGACGAGCAGTCTCTGCCCATCGAGCCTCAGGTTCTGGGAGCCTGCGACATGCTCGGCATCGACCCGCTGTATGTGGCGAACGAGGGCAAGTTCGTCGCGATCGTCGCCGCAGAGGAAGCGGACGCGGCGGTTGCTGCGATGCGTACCCACCCTCGGGGAGCCGACGCGGCCGTGGTGGGCGAGATCATGGCCGAACCGCCGGGCATCGTCGCATTGCGAACTTCGTTCGGCGGCAGCCGAATCGTCGACATGCTCGTCGGCGACCCACTCCCCCGTATCTGCTGA
- a CDS encoding HypC/HybG/HupF family hydrogenase formation chaperone: MCLGIPARVVDIVDAEEYLAKVDVNGVQRTISVRLLAEDGLVVGDWVLVHVGFAMAKIDEVEAQMTLDQVQKMGADYENEIDAFNSSEIT; encoded by the coding sequence ATGTGTCTGGGGATTCCCGCTCGGGTGGTCGACATCGTCGACGCCGAAGAGTATCTGGCCAAGGTAGACGTGAACGGTGTCCAGCGAACGATCAGTGTTCGACTGCTGGCCGAGGACGGTCTCGTCGTGGGTGACTGGGTGCTCGTACACGTCGGCTTCGCGATGGCGAAAATCGACGAGGTCGAGGCGCAGATGACGCTGGATCAGGTGCAGAAGATGGGCGCCGACTACGAGAACGAGATCGACGCGTTCAACTCGTCCGAAATCACGTGA